From Eptesicus fuscus isolate TK198812 chromosome 13, DD_ASM_mEF_20220401, whole genome shotgun sequence, the proteins below share one genomic window:
- the MEN1 gene encoding menin isoform X1, with protein MPRPAAMGLKAAQKTLFPLRSIDDVVRLFAAELGREEPDLVLLSLVLGFVEHFLAVNRVIPTNVPELTFQPSPAPDPPGGLTYFPVADLSIIAALYARFTAQIRGAVDLSLYPREGGVSSRELVKKVSDVIWNSLSRSYFKDRAHIQSLFSFITGTKLDSSGVAFAVVGACQALGLRDVHLALSEDHAWVVFGPNGEQTAEVTWHGKGNEDRRGQTVNAGVAERSWLYLKGSYMRCDRKMEVAFMVCAINPSIDLHTDSLELLQLQQKLLWLLYDLGHLERYPMALGNLADLEELEPTPGRPDPLTLYHKGIASAKTYYRDEHIYPYMYLAGYHCRNRNVREALQAWADTATVIQDYNYCREDEEIYKEFFEVANDVIPNLLKEAASLLEAGEERPGEQTQGTQSQGSALQDPECFAHLLRFYDGICKWEEGSPTPVLHVGWATFLVQSLGRFEGQVRQKVRIVSRESEAAEAEEPWGEEAREGRRRGPRRESKPEEPPPPKKPALDKGPGPGAGQGLAPGPPRKPPGAVLNSARGPEGGSTAPAPAPAASPPPEGPVLTFQSEKMKGMKELLVATKINSSAIKLQLTAQSQVQMKKQKVSTPSDYTLSFLKRQRKGL; from the exons AT GCCGAGGCCTGCCGCCATGGGGCTGAAGGCCGCCCAGAAGACGCTGTTCCCGCTACGCTCGATCGACGACGTGGTGCGCCTGTTCGCAGCCGAGCTGGGCCGAGAGGAGCCGGACCTGGTGCTCCTCTCCTTGGTCCTGGGCTTCGTGGAACATTTCCTAGCTGTCAACCGCGTCATCCCCACCAACGTGCCCGAGCTCACCTTCCAGCCCAGTCCCGCGCCCGACCCTCCCGGCGGCCTCACCTACTTCCCAGTTGCTGACCTGTCCATCATCGCTGCGCTCTATGCTCGCTTCACCGCCCAGATCCGAGGTGCAGTCGACCTGTCTCTGTACCCCCGAGAGGGGGGCGTCTCCAGCCGAGAGCTGGTGAAAAAGGTCTCCGATGTCATCTGGAACAGCCTTAGCCGCTCCTACTTCAAGGATCGGGCCCATATCCAATCCCTCTTCAGCTTCATCACAG GCACCAAACTGGACAGCTCCGGTGTGGCCTTTGCTGTGGTGGgggcctgccaggccctgggtcTCCGGGATGTCCACCTGGCCCTGTCTGAGGACCACGCCTGGGTTGTGTTTGGGCCCAATGGAGAGCAGACAGCTGAGGTCACCTGGCATGGCAAGGGCAATGAGGACCGGAGGGGCCAGACAGTCAACGCGGGTGTGGCTGAGCGG AGCTGGCTGTACCTGAAAGGATCATACATGCGCTGTGACCGCAAGATGGAGGTGGCATTCATGGTGTGCGCCATCAACCCTTCCATTGACCTGCACACGGACTCCCtggagctgctgcagctgcaaCAG AAACTGCTCTGGCTGCTCTATGACCTGGGACATCTGGAGAG GTACCCCATGGCGCTGGGGAACCTGGCAGATCTGGAGGAGCTGGAGCCCACCCCTGGCCGGCCAGACCCACTCACCCTTTACCACAAG GGCATTGCCTCAGCCAAGACTTACTACCGGGATGAGCACATCTACCCCTACATGTACCTGGCTGGCTACCACTGTCGCAACCGCAACGTTCGAGaagccctgcaggcctgggccgaCACGGCCACTGTCATCCAGGA CTACAACTACTGCCGGGAAGACGAGGAAATCTACAAGGAGTTCTTTGAAGTAGCCAATGACGTCATCCCCAACCTGCTGAAGGAGGCGGCTAGCCTGCTGGAGGCTGGCGAGGAGCGGCCAGGGGAGCAGACCCAG GGCACCCAGAGCCAGGGGTCTGCCCTCCAGGACCCAGAGTGCTTCGCGCATCTGCTTCGGTTCTACGATGGCATCTGCAAATGGGAGGAAGGCAGCCCCACGCCGGTGCTGCACGTGGGCTGGGCCACCTTCCTGGTGCAGTCCCTAGGGCGCTTCGAAGGACAG GTGCGGCAGAAGGTGCGGATAGTGAGCCGGGAGTCCGAGGCAGCTGAGGCCGAGGAGCCCTGGGGCGAGGAAGCCCGGGAAGGCCGGCGGCGAGGCCCGCGGCGGGAGTCCAAGCCCGAGGAGCCCCCGCCGCCCAAGAAGCCGGCGCTGGACaagggcccgggcccgggcgcGGGGCAGGGCTTGGCACCAGGACCCCCCCGGAAGCCCCCAGGAGCGGTCCTGAACAGTGCCCGCGGCCCTGAAGGCGGCAGCACGGCTCCCGCGCCTGCGCCGGCCGCGTCGCCGCCACCAGAGGGTCCGGTGCTCACTTTCCAGAGCGAGAAGATGAAGGGCATGAAGGAGCTGCTGGTGGCCACCAAGATCAACTCGAGCGCCATCAAGCTGCAGCTCACCGCGCAGTCGCAAGTGCAGATGAAGAAGCAGAAGGTGTCCACGCCCAGCGACTACACGCTCTCCTTCCTTAAGCGGCAGCGCAAGGGCCTCTGA
- the MEN1 gene encoding menin isoform X2 — MGLKAAQKTLFPLRSIDDVVRLFAAELGREEPDLVLLSLVLGFVEHFLAVNRVIPTNVPELTFQPSPAPDPPGGLTYFPVADLSIIAALYARFTAQIRGAVDLSLYPREGGVSSRELVKKVSDVIWNSLSRSYFKDRAHIQSLFSFITGTKLDSSGVAFAVVGACQALGLRDVHLALSEDHAWVVFGPNGEQTAEVTWHGKGNEDRRGQTVNAGVAERSWLYLKGSYMRCDRKMEVAFMVCAINPSIDLHTDSLELLQLQQKLLWLLYDLGHLERYPMALGNLADLEELEPTPGRPDPLTLYHKGIASAKTYYRDEHIYPYMYLAGYHCRNRNVREALQAWADTATVIQDYNYCREDEEIYKEFFEVANDVIPNLLKEAASLLEAGEERPGEQTQGTQSQGSALQDPECFAHLLRFYDGICKWEEGSPTPVLHVGWATFLVQSLGRFEGQVRQKVRIVSRESEAAEAEEPWGEEAREGRRRGPRRESKPEEPPPPKKPALDKGPGPGAGQGLAPGPPRKPPGAVLNSARGPEGGSTAPAPAPAASPPPEGPVLTFQSEKMKGMKELLVATKINSSAIKLQLTAQSQVQMKKQKVSTPSDYTLSFLKRQRKGL; from the exons ATGGGGCTGAAGGCCGCCCAGAAGACGCTGTTCCCGCTACGCTCGATCGACGACGTGGTGCGCCTGTTCGCAGCCGAGCTGGGCCGAGAGGAGCCGGACCTGGTGCTCCTCTCCTTGGTCCTGGGCTTCGTGGAACATTTCCTAGCTGTCAACCGCGTCATCCCCACCAACGTGCCCGAGCTCACCTTCCAGCCCAGTCCCGCGCCCGACCCTCCCGGCGGCCTCACCTACTTCCCAGTTGCTGACCTGTCCATCATCGCTGCGCTCTATGCTCGCTTCACCGCCCAGATCCGAGGTGCAGTCGACCTGTCTCTGTACCCCCGAGAGGGGGGCGTCTCCAGCCGAGAGCTGGTGAAAAAGGTCTCCGATGTCATCTGGAACAGCCTTAGCCGCTCCTACTTCAAGGATCGGGCCCATATCCAATCCCTCTTCAGCTTCATCACAG GCACCAAACTGGACAGCTCCGGTGTGGCCTTTGCTGTGGTGGgggcctgccaggccctgggtcTCCGGGATGTCCACCTGGCCCTGTCTGAGGACCACGCCTGGGTTGTGTTTGGGCCCAATGGAGAGCAGACAGCTGAGGTCACCTGGCATGGCAAGGGCAATGAGGACCGGAGGGGCCAGACAGTCAACGCGGGTGTGGCTGAGCGG AGCTGGCTGTACCTGAAAGGATCATACATGCGCTGTGACCGCAAGATGGAGGTGGCATTCATGGTGTGCGCCATCAACCCTTCCATTGACCTGCACACGGACTCCCtggagctgctgcagctgcaaCAG AAACTGCTCTGGCTGCTCTATGACCTGGGACATCTGGAGAG GTACCCCATGGCGCTGGGGAACCTGGCAGATCTGGAGGAGCTGGAGCCCACCCCTGGCCGGCCAGACCCACTCACCCTTTACCACAAG GGCATTGCCTCAGCCAAGACTTACTACCGGGATGAGCACATCTACCCCTACATGTACCTGGCTGGCTACCACTGTCGCAACCGCAACGTTCGAGaagccctgcaggcctgggccgaCACGGCCACTGTCATCCAGGA CTACAACTACTGCCGGGAAGACGAGGAAATCTACAAGGAGTTCTTTGAAGTAGCCAATGACGTCATCCCCAACCTGCTGAAGGAGGCGGCTAGCCTGCTGGAGGCTGGCGAGGAGCGGCCAGGGGAGCAGACCCAG GGCACCCAGAGCCAGGGGTCTGCCCTCCAGGACCCAGAGTGCTTCGCGCATCTGCTTCGGTTCTACGATGGCATCTGCAAATGGGAGGAAGGCAGCCCCACGCCGGTGCTGCACGTGGGCTGGGCCACCTTCCTGGTGCAGTCCCTAGGGCGCTTCGAAGGACAG GTGCGGCAGAAGGTGCGGATAGTGAGCCGGGAGTCCGAGGCAGCTGAGGCCGAGGAGCCCTGGGGCGAGGAAGCCCGGGAAGGCCGGCGGCGAGGCCCGCGGCGGGAGTCCAAGCCCGAGGAGCCCCCGCCGCCCAAGAAGCCGGCGCTGGACaagggcccgggcccgggcgcGGGGCAGGGCTTGGCACCAGGACCCCCCCGGAAGCCCCCAGGAGCGGTCCTGAACAGTGCCCGCGGCCCTGAAGGCGGCAGCACGGCTCCCGCGCCTGCGCCGGCCGCGTCGCCGCCACCAGAGGGTCCGGTGCTCACTTTCCAGAGCGAGAAGATGAAGGGCATGAAGGAGCTGCTGGTGGCCACCAAGATCAACTCGAGCGCCATCAAGCTGCAGCTCACCGCGCAGTCGCAAGTGCAGATGAAGAAGCAGAAGGTGTCCACGCCCAGCGACTACACGCTCTCCTTCCTTAAGCGGCAGCGCAAGGGCCTCTGA